TCCCCAGTGACACCGAAGCAAAACTGTACGTGGGGCATTTACACCGTGCGTGGTGCCAGGGGCTGCCTCCTGAGCAGCATCCTGTCCTTccccctgcagctcagctcGTCGGGCAGCGGTGCTGCAGGAACGGGAAAGCCTCTGCCAAGAAGGAGGGGGTGCGGGCACAGGGCAGcgggaggcaggcaggggaaCGCCCGCCAGAAGAGGAAATTTAAGTTGAAGTGAAGAAATCCCAGCCCACAGCAAAGCAGCTCCCGTCCTGCCTGCAAAGCGCCGTGCTGCCTGCGTCCTCCCCCTCGCCTGTGGGGAGCAGACGGAGGGAAGGGTCCGTGGGGAAGGGAATTCCTTTCTGCCATTTAATCAACAGAAAGCGTTCAAAGGGAGTCGCTATCTGCAATAACGAAGCCGTCCTGAACCAGAAGAGCACTGGCAAACCTATGGTGATAGGAGGAACTTCCACCTGATTGCACGGCAGGGAACTGGCTGCAGATCCCCACAGAACTGCTGCATCCCAGGACACCCAGGACGTTCTGTTGGAGGGCTCATCCCTGTACAAACGAGAAGTAGCCCAGGAAGCCCCCACCCTTCAGCTCAACTCGAGCTACCCAAAAACACCGCCTTGGCTCCTCGTTAAGGAACGAAGATACCTCATCCAAAAGCCTTGCAAAGCCAAAAGAAGCGATGCAGGTGAGTGCGAGGAGTCACGGAAAGGAtgggggccgagcccccccggctGTCCAAGCGATGAAGCCCCCCCTGCCTCACCAGCCCTGGCCTTCAGCAGCGCACTTCTGACACCAGACAGACCGGCAGGTCCCGAGacagagctgtggggcaggaaaGCTCCCGGGACACCTCAGCGGGGACACTTCTCCCCAAATCCTGGCCACCATCCTGGTGGGCAGGCTGTCCTGCGCTCGGTGAGGACAGACGGACGTCACAGCTCAGGCTGTGGCTGTCCCATGACCGACtgtccccaggagctgcagggggaaCGCTCAGGCTGGAAGAGCCATTTCGTTTTGTGCTACCCCGGATTACAAATGTTCTCCGTTTTCTTACAGGGAACTCAGCTGAGCATCTGGCTGGCAGAGAATGTCGAACATATGTAAAAGGGGGTGCCGTGCTACGGGAGGTGGGAAGGATTGTGGTCAGTTTAGAGACCACCTTTACTTTTCCATACCAATACAGCACAAAACTGCAGCGTGGCACGATCAGAGGCAGCTCAGCCTCAGCACCCTGCCGCAGATGATAAAAAGGATCACCTATGCACAAATGTGTGTGCGCTGCAGGTAGGATGGCTTTCTATTTATCATGCTCAAAGACACCTAGTGAAGGCTGGAAAGCTGGGCCTGAAGCCAAGGGCAAAGACCAGAATCTGGACGATACCGCTGTGATTGCTTATCACTCTGCTGGATGCTTGGCTTACAGAAAGCAGGCTTCTCAGTTCAGCTGCACTTGCCTTCAATTAAAGGATTTTGTGCCTGCAACACAAGGGGAAATAAAAACGCCCAAAGCATGCACAATGTACAAAGCCAGGAGGTGCAGTGCTGCTACAGAATAAAGAAACTTCTGTGACCTTCAAGGAAAATTGCTGTGTTAAGTTGGGACCTCAGGCACTTGGCATTGAATTCAGTTCAGTGCAAATgctaattttctttctccttcctcagccAAGTTGCTTTGTCTCCAGTCAAATTCTGCAGTCACTTAGGAAAATGCTGTACCACCCTGTCACCTTCCCAACAGCAGGTCCGCAGGAGCAACTCTAGCGTCAAGGATTTCTTTGAGATCACCAATTTcatcctgctcctctccatTTCTTGACAGCTTCATCGGCGGTGGGTAAACTCATGGCAGGAACAAAGCTTGTTACCTCAGGCTTGGGCTGAAGTGCACAGCATTTCTGTCACAGCAACCCAGGACCTTTCTGTGACATTGCTGTGCCTCCTCTTCCACAGAAGTCAGCTGCTTTCACGTTGCTCCGGCCACACCTGAAGCACTGAGCTGGACAAAGACCAAAAGGCTGGATGCGAACCAGGATGGACCGGTTCAATTCAAAGACTGGTGGGAAGAATCCTGAAAACTGCAGTGTTAGTCAAGATGTAATAACCTGGCATGTTTGGTTATCTccccttgctgctctccaccTTAAGAGAAGCTGGTGGATTTGTTTAAATGGCTTATTCCTTCTGATTCTGCTCAATAGCAATTCAATTAGCTAAAGTAGCAGGAATGCAAGTCCAACCAGCATTAATAGGTTTGATTCCTGGCACTACTTACACACCAGGGATTAACGCAGATGTTCTGCAGAGGTTATCTCACTCCGCACAAACACAACTGGGCCGACTCTCCCACTGTAAGATGTGATGTAAGTGGACATGGAAAGTCTGTTTTCCTTACGGACTTGTCCACTTCAACGTTTTTATCGTCAGAGATTTCATACTCCTTTTTATTAAGTGGCTGTCACAACAGAAATGTTGCAGCATACACAGGTACTCAGcgttgtactgggtctggctgggatggagttaacttttcCACCACAATCGCAACTTGAGGATTTGAAGAGAAAACACAGTAGTACCTCAGAAGAGATACTTTCAAATTCCGTGTCTATTTATTCCACTAACAAAAGCCCATTTTGGTTGTTTAATGCAGTAGGAACACAGCAGGGAGCAAAGAGCAAGCATCGCTCTTGAGGATCTGATAGCTCATTTCCAGGTAGACCACAGCCTGCTTTAGCTTATGTGCTGTCCCCAGCAATGACCAGCAGCTTCAGGGTAAGATAAGAACACGTCAAACTTCTGGCAGTGCTTTTCCCAGTGCACCATCTCGGCTTCCATCAGTCTGCAGCTCCCAACTACCCGAACCAGAGGAGCTCTGGCAGCATCCAATAGTCCCTACAGGCACCTTATTTCACTAATTGCTTTCTGAACCAATATAAATGTTCAAAACCGAGAGACCACTAGAGGACACCAATTTGTCTTTTTACTCCAAGGACTGAGCTGGTTTGCGGAATAATCTacagagcaaaagaaacaacacaaaatgctGCCGCCTGTGTTTTCCCTTGAAGGCCCCATTTCTGTAATGATGGGGAAGTCTCTCTGGAGTTAAATGTTGCCACCTGTGGAGTGGACAAAGGACCTGAAATTCACGCACATTCagtcctttctccttccccttctagCTAGCACATCCACacttattttctcctctttgaaaGAACAAGAGAGCCTTTGCAGTAAGACTCCACCAAATTgttctgtgctcactgcagcaGAAGATGCAGCACCAGCCAGCGGGTCCTTTCAAAGATGTACGCTTGGTAAACACATGAAgcttgaaatagaaaaatgaagttGGAGCCTCCTTGAGGATGGCAGAAAATCGTTTCCATCAGCACAGCGTGGTGAGAGAGCTCACGGCTCTCAACCCTGAGTCTTTCCTTGTTAAAGTAGCTTGGTCCCACCTGGATCATGCtcagagggaagggaagcacGGGACACTGAGCAAAGAGGGGCATTCTGTGAACACGAGCATTAACGTACAGCATAGAATGATGTCACGCTGCAAAATCAGTGAGAAGGTTCAGGCGTACTTAGGCGGCCAACACACTGcttcctgctctgcagtgctCCCCGCCAGCCCCATGCTCGCAGGGCATCCCAGCCATGGCAGGAGGCCACCGTCCTCCGAAGCAATGCCACGAGAGAGAGGGGAACACAAAGGAGCGGTCAGTGGGGGATGTCCCGTGACAGTAAGCCATGCTGTATGTTTCATCAGGAAGCAAGTTCCTCTTTGCTGAAATCCATTCCAGGCTGACTTACTGCCACAGCCTTCCAGTGACATGCTTTAGGAAGGGAGTACAGAAATACAATcactctgtgttttttttcctggctagTGTGCGTGATCTCAAAAGCCAGCTTTGTCTTCTTACCCATTTGGAGAGAACCGCAACGGCTTAACTTGGGCTGCAGACTAGCACAGAGGATCAGCAAACTGAAACTCATGGATGCCACAAAAGGTTagttttagaaagcatttaGGGAGAATAGCCTTCACAGTTCTCAGATCAAACAGcataacaaataaaacatatggTGCAATCAGAGCAGTTTTATTACTATTTCATGTTTGGAGAATATAGCCATTAAAGTAAGTTCTCTATGCAGAAAGGAACACACTCAGAGGTAACATGAGTCCCTTCCCATGTATACTTTTAATATCCTATTCCTGGGTGACAATCCCCAAAGACATTAatacaaagcataaaaaatagaatagaGTGAATAGATTATTCCCTAccttcatctcctcctccatTTCAGAGAGTTTCCGCTCCAGGGCTCGCTTCTCCTGTTTACAAGGATTCATAACAAAGATTGTCATATGGATTTAGAGGAAAAACTTACAGCATATTTTCTTCTAAGGAAAAGTAAGAGTCTTATATATGAGCAGGCACTGAAAAGCATCTCAAAGCAATGTGCAGGTTACCAACCCGATCAGATGGGACACAGGAGCTGGTAAACCAGCAGGTGATCCGTGCTGCGGCCCATTTAAGCAGACCTCTCAGCCCTGAGCTCTCTTCAGTGAAACTATCCCACTACATTTAGTGACCCCAGCTTTCAGGACTTTCTgatgaaatgttattttgagCTGTGCAGGTGAAGCCATGCAGGTAACCGTACCCGCCACATCCCCTGCTGCAAAGGAGATGATGACAAAACCCGCTGAGCCCATCAAATAGCAAACAGTGACCAGGAAAAGGTGTCTGGAAATCCTGCTTCTCCCAGATAAATTTAGGACTTTAGAGCTGCAAAACTGACTGACTGCTACAGCAGATTCTGGGAACCAACCAGTACACGGGTACACAAAATGCAGAAGCTGTCCTGAAGCAGTTAATGCCATCCTCACTGAGCAAcactcttttctctctgtcagaAACCTGCATTTGTGCCTGCTGTGATCCTAATGcaacaaaaataatgcagaacGTTGCCCCGTCTTGGAAGCACCCTGTATGGGTGGAAGATGGGATGTGGGGGTGAGCTCTCCCTGGTTGGGGATGTCCTGCTCAGGGCAATGCTCTCACTgccacatttgtttttttaacaaaagcaaagctcCACCCATGTCATGACTTCCCCCAGCTGCTAGTTCAGATGACAGTGATGGCTGGCTCTAACTTTAATTAACCATTAAGGTATGTGGTGGGAGGATGCAAGATAACGGCCATCAgttgaggcaggggaggttctGGCTAAGATACAAGATAAAAAGTTCACTCTGAGGATATTTAAGCACCGGAACAAGGGGCCACAGCTGTGGAACCTCAACACTTACAAATCTTCATGAAATGATAGGACAAAGCCCCGAGGAAAGTAGTTCAAATTCAGCATTGACTGTGCCTGGAGGTTGGACTACAGACCTCCCCGAGTCCCTTCTGACCTGGCTGAAGGTCATTTAGGGCAGAGACTGCCACACACTGCAAGGTCAGCTTAGCTTGCTGCAATAAATCTGACTGCTCAGTTAGGAGGAAGGAGCATTCAGACATTCAGATTTCAAGTATAATAGTGAGACAGACACCCAGCTGGTGTGGTGCTTTGTTCCCCTCTCCGCCCTGAAACTTTATTTACAAGGaacaataacattttaaagtataatGGACCAACAGCCCCGTAGGACCATGCAATACTATTTGTTGGTCTGTAGCTTCCTGTAACAGAAGAATGAAGCCAGAACATGGCTGATCTGCAAAGAGAGCAGAGAAGTCTCAGACATTGAAAAGGTCAGAACACAATTATCCCTGTGAACTGctctgcaaggaaaaaatataacttATCTTTTAACTAACACTTTCCTTCAAGAAATTGCTATGCCCTGTAGAGCAATTCAAGGCCAAGATCGCGactcagaagaaagcagagacacATACCCTTTTCTCAATCTCCAGCATGCTAGACCGGTCAGAagttttctcctgtttctgctatgtaaattaaaaatagaaagctatTAAAACTGAGAGGATTTCATAGGATGCTGTACAAAGGCCTAGATAGCCTACAGAAGCACTTGCCCAAAGAAGCAGTCCTTAGAGAATCACTCGCACCACACTTATTGCTGCAAAATATACAAATCCCCTCTGTAGCACCTTCCCTCCCACGAACTAAACAAATCCGTCCCTGCACTGAAACATGTGGTGGCTTGTCACGGGCCAGTGCTCAGTTCCTCCAGTCTAGGAGTTGGTTTCTGCCTTACCTGGGCTTTTTCCAACTTAGATTTGATGTCGGCCAACTCAAGCTGGGCTTCTTGCAGTTTTGACTTCAGCTTTTGATTTTCAGACAGGGCACTTTCATATAACTGAAATATGAAACCAAGTATTTCAATTAACCAGGCTGCTCTTCAGCCAGTGCACAGACCCAGCACAACACACCCTGCTTGCTCTTCTGCGCTTTTACTTCagtgaggaggagaaaggaacaCAATTTTAGGGCAcatgaaaatggattttttactTTACTTCCTTCAAACCCACAGGATTTCCATCCCTGTACGAGGACGAACTGGGCATACTGCCGGCCTCTGGACAGCTGTGTTCATGAAGAAGAGTGGAGTGCTGCTTACTGTCAAAGGCTTTTCAGAGTCATACTTTTTATTTCGCAATTTGGGTCATCTTGAACTAATTACTTTTCGTACGGTCTGTGCATTGATACTAGGTGTGTATATAAACCCTGAAGCCATGGCAGTCCATACTATTAGCTTTCAAGGATTATGTtgaaagtttcagaaaaaaaaattctggagTGTTAGAGcagcaaaaaataattctgttggGTATGTATACTTGGGTCATGTTGGCAGTGCTAGGCAACGTCTTTTCTTGCTCCTTCACACATCCCTCCCAACATTTCTCTAGCCTCATTCCTCACTCCCCCTTCCCAGATATCTGACTTTGCACGGTGTCCTTTCACCCCTTGTCCTTTTTCGACCctctgaggagctgctgcatTTGAAAAAGGCTAGAGTCATTTCCAAAggcaatggaaacagaaaatgaaaagaaattattttgctctttcttgCCAAAGACTCTCGGTGCAGGTTTCTGCAGCAACAGGCAGCTTCTAAGGTGCATGCATTGACAGTAATCCATCTAAAAATCCTACCTTTTTATAGTCCCTGTTActctcctcttctgctttgctgctgaggGCAGCTAACCGGTTCTCCCTCCGGGTGTAGGCACTGGAGCGGCTGGAGGCACGATCGCTGTAGGAGGAGGAGTCACTGGCAGTAGTAGGGTTTGTAGCTGCTTCCAACCTAAAATGCAAAGAGGATCTAGCACCATGGCGCAGCGACCACGTCGGGACTGCCTGTCTGAGCCTGCCAGGCTGGGACTCGAGGCCGTGCACAGGCACTGGGACTGCTGAGCACGCTCCTGCCGCAGCGCAGCGCCCGagggcagggagcaccagcACTGAAACACCTGGGAAAAGTCCAGTGGGTGTCAGCCTGAACCCCAACAGGGCAGTAACTTCCCGTGCATCTCCCATCTGCATGGTGGGAGTGGGCTCCGTTGCTAATCGGGCACACAGGGTTTGTCTCTCTGCAGAGTATTTGGTAAGTAATTTGGGGAGCAAAGGCTGGAAGCAAGCTGGCTCAACAGTTCTGCTAAGGTAAGTACCCAATGGCCAGTAGCAGTTTCAGCTTATGCTATTGGTTTGAAGTACTGGGAACCCCTGAAGCCATAGAAAAAAGTACCACtgataaatattaaatagaaaaaaaaaatccaagaaacaAAACTCTTACCTGGAAAGTCTTTCATGctgaagggagaagggaaaaaaagaaagaaaaatggaattaGTAACCAGAGGAATTAACAGTGCAATTCAAGAATTGTGGAGCTGCCACGTAGCAGCAGTTTCCTACCTCTGACACAAGCAGCAAGCTCACAACAAGCTACACAGTGCTACCTCCCACGCCCAAACTGCAATTCACCAATTCCTGCCTGAATCTTTTCaattgcttctgctgctctg
The sequence above is a segment of the Anser cygnoides isolate HZ-2024a breed goose chromosome 25, Taihu_goose_T2T_genome, whole genome shotgun sequence genome. Coding sequences within it:
- the PPP1R12B gene encoding protein phosphatase 1 regulatory subunit 12B isoform X11; translation: MSSLYTRSKEYTRSRKAQSDSPPSSPSPIAKTLRHERLSRLEAATNPTTASDSSSYSDRASSRSSAYTRRENRLAALSSKAEEESNRDYKKLYESALSENQKLKSKLQEAQLELADIKSKLEKAQQKQEKTSDRSSMLEIEKREKRALERKLSEMEEEMKILTELKSDNQRLKDENGALIRVISKLSK